Proteins encoded together in one Opisthocomus hoazin isolate bOpiHoa1 chromosome 27, bOpiHoa1.hap1, whole genome shotgun sequence window:
- the TIMM13 gene encoding mitochondrial import inner membrane translocase subunit Tim13 — protein MESAFGSDFGADFGSGGGGSGGGKLDPGLIMEQVKVQIAVANAQELLQRMTDKCFRKCIGKPGGSLDNSEQKCIAMCMDRYMDAWNTVSRAYNSRLQRERANM, from the exons ATGGAGAGCGCCTTCGGCTCCGACTTCGGCGCCGACTTCGGCTCCGGGGGCGGCGGAAGCGGCGGGGGGAAGCTGGACCCGGGGCTCATCATGGAGCAGGTGAAGGTGCAGATCGCCGTGGCCAACGCACAGGAGCTTTTGCAG CGCATGACGGACAAATGCTTTCGGAAGTGCATCGGGAAGCCCGGCGGCTCGCTGGACAACTCGGAGCAG AAGTGCATCGCCATGTGCATGGACCGCTACATGGACGCCTGGAACACGGTTTCCCGAGCCTACAACTCTCGGCTGCAGCGGGAGAGAGCCAACATGTGa
- the TMPRSS9 gene encoding transmembrane protease serine 9 isoform X4 has product MQTASRIVGGSAASRGEFPWQVSLRENNEHFCGAAVLTERWLVSAAHCFTEFQDPAMWAAYTGTTSLRGSDGGAVKMGIARIIPHPSYNTDTADYDVAVLELKRPVTFTKYIQPVCLPDAGHHFPTSKKCLISGWGYLRGDFCKQVVKPEFLQKATVELLDQTLCSSLYSHALTDRMMCAGYLEGKIDSCQGDSGGPLVCQEPSGKFFLVGIVSWGIGCGEARRPGVYTRVTKLRDWILDAISSSPTSIAHPVLPIHSSANSNVVSSAELNTTTAAAIPTASPAPAASKPATASRPQECGGRPGFSKPSKIVGGTDASGGEIPWQVSLREDSRHFCGATIIGDRWLLSAAHCFNETDPEEIEAYVGTTSLNGTDGNAVKVNVTRVIPHPLFNPVMLDFDVAVLELASPLVFNKYIQPVCLPLAAQKFPVGKKCVISGWGDLEEGNVTKPEVLQKASVGIIDQETCNFLYNFSLTDRMICAGFLEGKIDSCQGDSGGPLACEVTPGVFYLAGIVSWGIGCAQAMKPGVYSRITKLKDWILDTISQWPSPGTGTPSSSAITRTPAAAILTHQPSSTAASPINRTTLGMKMTTTMEETSTGLKTTEPAKPTQTPVVPCTSLTFKCSSNVCIGKENPECDGVVDCSNGVDERNCDCGLTTALAFSKIVGGSTAARGEWPWQVSLWLRRKEHKCGAVLIADRWLLSAAHCFDIYSDPKMWVAFLGSPFLNGIDGKTEKIFRIYKHPFYNVYSLDYDVALLELNTPVKFSNTIRPICLPDNSHIFHEGARCFITGWGSTKEGGLMSKHLQKAAVNIIGDQACKKFYPVQISSRMVCAGFPQGAVDSCSGDAGGPLACREPSGKWFLAGITSWGYGCARPYFPGVYTKVTAVQGWIAQNLKL; this is encoded by the exons ATGCAGACTGCCAGCAGGATAGTCGGAGGCTCGGCGGCATCCAGGGGCGAGTTCCCATGGCAAGTCAGCCTGCGAGAGAACAACGAGCACTTCTGCGGTGCCGCGGTCCTCACGGAGAGGTGGCTGGTGTCTGCCGCTCACTGCTTTACTGA GTTTCAGGACCCAGCCATGTGGGCAGCTTACACGGGGACCACCTCCCTCAGAGGCTCCGACGGCGGCGCGGTCAAAATGGGCATCGCCCGGATCATCCCGCACCCCTCCTACAACACCGACACAGCTGACTACGACGTGGCCGTGCTGGAGCTGAAGAGACCTGTGACCTTCACCAAGTACATCCAGCCCGTGTGCCTGCCAGACGCGGGGCACCACTTCCCCACCAGCAAGAAGTGCCTCATCTCCGGCTGGGGCTACCTCAGGGGGGATTTCTGTAAGCAAG TGGTGAAACCCGAGTTCCTGCAGAAAGCAACAGTGGAGCTGCTGGACCAGACGCTCTGCTCCAGCCTCTACAGCCACGCCCTCACGGACAGGATGATGTGCGCTGGCTACCTGGAGGGGAAAATCGACTCCTGCCAG GGTGACTCTGGTGGGCCTCTCGTTTGCCAAGAACCATCTGGCAAGTTTTTCCTGGTGGGAATCGTGAGCTGGGGAATCGGATGTGGTGAAGCCAGGCGGCCCGGGGTTTACACACGTGTTACCAAGCTCAGAGACTGGATCTTGGATGCTATTTCTTCCTCCCCCACCTCCATAGCCCATCCTGTCCTGCCAATACACTCCAGTGCGAACAGCAACGtggtcagctctgcagagctcaaCACCACCACGGCCGCAGCAATCCCCACGGCTtcaccagccccagctgccagcaaGCCAGCGACTGCATCGAGACCACAAG AGTGTGGAGGACGACCTGGGTTCTCTAAACCCAGCAAGATCGTGGGAGGAACAGATGCTTccggaggagagatcccctggcaagtcagcctgcgaGAAGACTCCAGGCATTTCTGTGGAGCCACCATAATCGGGGACCGCTGGCTGCTGTCAGCAGCTCACTGCTTCAACGA GACAGATCCAGAGGAGATCGAAGCCTACGTGGGAACAACATCACTCAATGGAACAGACGGGAATGCAGTGAAAGTCAACGTCACAAGAGTGATCCCGCATCCCCTCTTCAACCCTGTTATGCTGGACTTTGACGTGGCTGTACTAGAGCTGGCAAGCCCTCTTGTCTTCAACAAATACATCCAGCCCGTCTGCCTCCCGCTCGCTGCGCAGAAGTTTCCTGTTGGCAAGAAATGCGTCATTTCTGGCTGGGGGGACCTCGAAGAAGGGAACG TCACCAAGCCTGAGGTCCTGCAGAAAGCCTCCGTGGGCATCATAGACCAGGAGACCTGCAACTTCCTCTACAACTTCTCCCTCACGGACCGAATGATCTGCGCTGGCTTCCTGGAGGGGAAGATAGACTCATGCCAG GGAGACTCGGGTGGACCCTTGGCCTGTGAGGTGACCCCAGGTGTGTTCTATCTGGCTGGCATCGTGAGCTGGGGCATCGGTTGTGCCCAGGCTATGAAACCTGGTGTGTACTCCAGAATTACCAAACTCAAAGACTGGATCCTGGACACCATCTCACAGTGGCCCAGTCCCGGCACAGGCACCCCTTCCAGTTCAGCCATCACTAGAACTCCTGCTGCAGCCATCCTCACCCACCAGCCCAGCTCAACAGCAGCAAGTCCAATCAACAGAACCACCCTGGGGATGAAGATGACCACAACCATGGAAGAAACCTCTACAGGTCTGAAAACCACTGAGCCTGCCAAGCCTACCCAGACCCCAG TGGTGCCTTGTACCAGCCTCACCTTCAAGTGTTCCAGCAACGTCTGTATTGGAAAAGAAAATCCTGAATGCGATGGCGTTGTTGACTGCAGCAACGGCGTTGACGAGCGCAACTGCG ACTGTGGCTTAACAACTGCTCTGGCCTTCAGCAAAATCGTGGGTGGCAGCACTGCGGCTCGAGGAGAGTGGCCCTGGCAAGTCAGTCTCTGGCTTCGGCGGAAGGAGCACAAGTGCGGGGCTGTCCTCATTGCCGACCGGTGGCTGCTCTCCGCAGCTCACTGCTTTGACAT ttACAGCGACCCCAAAATGTGGGTGGCCTTTCTAGGATCCCCCTTCCTGAACGGCATCGATGGCAAAACGGAGAAAATATTCCGTATCTACAAGCACCCTTTCTACAACGTCTACAGCCTGGACTACGACGTGGCACTGCTAGAGCTGAACACGCCCGTCAAGTTCAGCAACACCATCAGACCTATATGTCTGCCAGACAACTCGCACATCTTCCATGAAGGAGCCAGATGCTTCATCACAGGCTGGGGCTCCACGAAGGAAGGAG GTCTCATGTCAAAGCACCTCCAAAAAGCAGCAGTGAACATCATTGGAGACCAGGCCTGCAAAAAATTCTACCCGGTGCAGATCAGCAGCAGGATGGTGTGTGCCGGCTTCCCGCAAGGCGCCGTCGACAGCTGCTCG GGCGATGCCGGTGGGCCCCTGGCCTGTAGAGAACCCTCAGGGAAGTGGTTTCTAGCAGGAATCACAAGCTGGGGCTATGGCTGTGCCAGGCCATACTTCCCTGGTGTCTACACCAAAGTCACAGCCGTCCAGGGCTGGATTGCACAGAACCTCAAGCTCTGA